The following are encoded in a window of Roseimaritima ulvae genomic DNA:
- a CDS encoding FAD/NAD(P)-binding protein, translated as MQTTVIIGGGFSGTLTAVQLVRHARSPHRVVLVNSGRAFGRGTAYGTTRSEHLLNVAARNMSAFPDQPDHFFQWLRSRSDFDAMDDRQLRETFVPRRIYGDYIRSIALHYLNPADPRNVVQTTILPDTAVDIEPRGRGGIVMLQEGEPIEAESILLATGNQPPAGLPGSQRIANDRRYIANPWNPWHEQLPPKDAHLVILGTGLTAVDVIVTLRHLGWSGRITAISRNGLLPQRHFRGIQWPDAIGDDGQTRSLKELSTLIRQDCQRLRGASQNPAIAIDKLRGRTQALWKSLSVEERQRFLRHYAAQWNVLRHRIAGPIHDAVTDAIDAGQLTVLQATIEGLSANERHLQIHLAGEGDTPRTIDADMVINCTGPKARFSDTTVPLYQNLFQRGVARPDAMDMGLAVDDSFALQPAEGHSTAAIYAIGPLLKGTLWESVAVPELRGQAMQVARTILQQQPDPLPQSDLIEYCI; from the coding sequence ATGCAGACCACGGTGATTATCGGTGGCGGATTCAGCGGCACGTTAACCGCCGTCCAACTGGTTCGTCACGCCCGCTCCCCTCACCGTGTGGTGCTGGTCAACTCCGGCCGAGCTTTCGGGCGAGGCACCGCCTACGGGACCACTCGCAGCGAACATCTGCTGAACGTGGCCGCCAGAAACATGTCGGCCTTTCCCGACCAACCCGATCACTTTTTTCAGTGGTTGCGTTCGCGCAGTGACTTCGACGCGATGGACGATCGACAACTGCGGGAAACCTTCGTGCCGCGACGGATCTACGGCGACTACATCCGCTCGATCGCTCTGCACTACTTGAACCCGGCCGATCCCCGCAATGTCGTACAGACGACGATCTTGCCGGACACGGCGGTAGATATTGAACCGCGGGGTCGAGGCGGCATCGTGATGTTGCAGGAGGGAGAACCGATCGAGGCCGAGTCGATCCTGTTGGCGACCGGCAATCAACCTCCGGCCGGTTTGCCCGGTTCCCAGCGAATCGCCAACGACCGACGCTATATCGCCAATCCCTGGAACCCCTGGCACGAGCAACTGCCTCCGAAAGACGCCCACCTGGTGATCTTGGGAACCGGTTTGACGGCGGTCGATGTGATCGTGACCTTACGGCATCTGGGTTGGTCGGGACGGATCACCGCGATCTCGCGCAACGGTTTGTTGCCGCAGCGGCATTTTCGCGGCATCCAGTGGCCGGACGCGATCGGCGACGACGGACAAACGCGAAGCTTAAAAGAGTTGTCGACCCTGATCCGCCAGGATTGCCAACGCCTGCGCGGAGCCAGCCAGAACCCGGCGATTGCGATCGACAAACTGCGCGGCCGCACGCAGGCGTTATGGAAGAGTTTGTCGGTGGAAGAACGCCAGCGTTTCCTGCGGCACTACGCTGCCCAGTGGAACGTGCTGCGTCATCGCATTGCCGGTCCCATTCACGACGCCGTCACCGACGCCATCGACGCCGGACAATTAACCGTCCTGCAAGCCACGATCGAAGGTCTATCGGCCAACGAGCGTCACCTGCAGATCCATCTGGCCGGCGAGGGTGACACGCCTCGCACCATCGACGCCGACATGGTGATCAATTGCACGGGCCCCAAAGCGCGTTTCTCCGACACCACGGTGCCGCTTTATCAAAACCTTTTTCAACGCGGCGTGGCCCGCCCCGATGCGATGGACATGGGTTTGGCGGTGGATGATTCCTTCGCGTTGCAGCCGGCCGAAGGTCACAGCACGGCGGCGATTTACGCCATCGGACCGTTGCTCAAGGGCACGCTGTGGGAATCGGTTGCGGTCCCGGAACTGCGCGGCCAAGCGATGCAGGTGGCTCGGACGATTCTGCAACAGCAACCCGATCCGCTGCCCCAGTCGGACTTGATCGAGTATTGCATCTGA
- a CDS encoding serine/threonine-protein kinase: MLPRDEITHRAETERADPNQATHRSGSRPPTVRDQGEPGSIARFDRASTHLTGSPSASIGGRFIPSSFGDYELLEELGRGGMGIVFLAKQVGLNRTIALKTILAPHLAASDQITRFKREAEAAAKLDHPGIVAVYDSGTVDNIHYFSMAYVDGGSLSDRLRQGLFNQQQAVQLLIAIADAVAYAHDQGVVHRDLKPSNVLLNQKGDPLVADFGLAKIVSLDAEATVSGRVLGTPSYMSPEQAAGNIRGVGPHTDIYSLGAILYRLLTGRPPFQEDTISNTIRAVLDQEPLPPRNLRPGIERDLETICMKCLEKEVADRYQTVDELKQDLQRFANDQPIKARPVSVIRAVWRWYTGRQDSSALVAGGYAMILGTILTLWNLVGLVAVPMQSSYDAVRWVALNEILMGLIAQSLPMVVLGWFTLKRRPAAIYAGTLVAAAAFAFAISLYVGYTRLNSIQSRPFDALSALLLIMSAIGVILYLIALYAQRKRAASEKR, encoded by the coding sequence ATGTTACCTCGTGATGAGATCACCCACCGAGCTGAGACCGAGCGAGCGGACCCCAACCAGGCGACGCATCGCTCCGGCTCACGGCCTCCAACGGTGCGCGACCAAGGCGAACCGGGTTCGATCGCCCGCTTTGATCGTGCGTCCACACACTTGACTGGATCACCGTCGGCGTCGATTGGTGGCCGCTTTATCCCTTCCTCGTTTGGCGATTACGAACTGCTCGAAGAACTGGGCCGGGGCGGGATGGGGATCGTCTTTTTGGCCAAACAAGTGGGGCTAAATCGAACCATCGCCTTAAAAACCATCCTGGCGCCGCATCTGGCGGCGAGCGACCAGATCACGCGGTTCAAACGCGAGGCCGAGGCGGCCGCCAAATTGGACCACCCGGGGATTGTTGCGGTCTACGACAGCGGAACGGTCGACAATATTCATTACTTCTCGATGGCCTATGTCGACGGAGGTTCCTTATCCGATCGGCTCCGGCAGGGGCTCTTTAATCAACAGCAAGCCGTGCAGTTGCTGATCGCGATTGCCGATGCGGTGGCCTATGCTCATGATCAGGGCGTGGTCCATCGCGATCTGAAACCCAGCAACGTGTTGCTGAACCAAAAAGGCGATCCGTTGGTCGCCGATTTTGGCTTGGCCAAGATCGTTTCGCTGGACGCCGAAGCCACCGTGTCGGGGCGGGTGCTGGGAACGCCCTCGTATATGTCGCCCGAGCAGGCCGCGGGAAACATTCGTGGTGTGGGGCCGCATACCGATATCTATTCGCTGGGCGCGATCTTGTATCGCTTGCTGACCGGGCGGCCACCGTTCCAGGAAGATACGATCTCCAATACGATCCGCGCGGTGCTCGACCAGGAGCCTCTGCCGCCGCGTAATTTACGACCGGGAATCGAGCGTGATCTGGAAACGATCTGCATGAAGTGTTTAGAAAAAGAGGTCGCGGATCGCTACCAAACGGTCGACGAGTTGAAGCAAGATCTGCAGCGGTTTGCCAACGACCAACCGATCAAAGCGCGACCGGTCAGCGTGATCCGCGCCGTCTGGCGGTGGTACACCGGACGGCAGGATTCGTCCGCTCTGGTGGCCGGTGGCTACGCGATGATCTTGGGTACGATTCTGACGCTGTGGAACCTGGTGGGACTGGTCGCCGTGCCGATGCAGAGTTCCTACGATGCGGTACGCTGGGTGGCGCTGAACGAAATCTTGATGGGACTGATCGCGCAGTCGCTGCCTATGGTGGTTCTGGGCTGGTTTACGCTCAAACGTCGCCCCGCGGCGATCTATGCCGGCACGCTGGTTGCCGCAGCCGCCTTTGCTTTCGCCATCAGCCTGTACGTCGGCTACACGCGTCTCAATTCCATTCAATCTCGCCCCTTCGATGCACTCAGCGCCTTGCTGTTGATCATGTCGGCCATCGGAGTGATCCTGTATCTGATCGCGCTCTACGCGCAGCGCAAACGCGCGGCTTCCGAAAAACGCTAA